A single genomic interval of Danio aesculapii chromosome 5, fDanAes4.1, whole genome shotgun sequence harbors:
- the LOC130228405 gene encoding uncharacterized protein LOC130228405, giving the protein MATLIFVYCLLTAVSFNLAVPVEEIRSRKTRDMSVEDFYQPMRPGQSGFPFVFLMPTDQFPGMQLTPNISPNIIRPYSPGIYPFLYPNPYLPPYLQSHRYPYHRYLHRYPHPGVRLFGSRPSVAVQPPIIVVDRVPSPTTVSPTARPQTTAIAVG; this is encoded by the exons ATGGCAACTTTAATCTTCGTTTACTGTCTCCTGACAGCAGTCAGTTTCAATCTGGCTGTTCCT GTGGAGGAAATCAGGAGCAGGAAGACTAGAGATATGAGTGTGGAG GACTTTTATCAACCAATGCGTCCAGGTCAATCAGGCTTTCCATTTGTTTTCCTCATGCCTACGGATCAGTTTCCTGGAATGCAACTTACACCCAACATTTCTCCAAATATCATACGGCCATATTCACCTGGTATCTACCCATTTCTGTATCCAAATCCCTATTTACCCCCATATCTGCAATCACATCGATATCCATATCATCGATATCTACACCGATATCCACACCCTGGTGTACGCTTATTTGGCTCCAGGCCATCTGTGGCGGTGCAACCCCCCATTATCGTAGTGGATAGAGTCCCGAGTCCCACCACAGTCTCCCCGACAGCCAGACCCCAAACCACAGCCATTGCTGTAGGATGA
- the si:ch211-155m12.1 gene encoding uncharacterized protein si:ch211-155m12.1: protein MKITVLIISNLFLITAAPVDQHHEIEARSASEEDGQGALQALLTEMRDTLANVNRPPITDPTTKPTGLQELPPQVQTAYVLNPLPFGPSPPADPKPAPQAPVPQINLFISGVPQQDRPAAAETPKPVPLQQLVLANAEPVPAIQNPAQVMALPAQYGPVLPQNAMVMPANNLPQAYPNIGSPLQSSALLGPQVSPYFQPFNFQPLNPYLGHHGFGSYPFYPPPMYHHHHHNPYFPNYGMPNVAISPPIIFRERGQTATSQG, encoded by the exons ATGAAGATAACAGTGCTGATAATAAGCAACTTATTCTTGATAACTGCGGCACCA GTGGATCAACACCATGAGATAGAAGCCAGATCTGCCAGTGAAGAGGACGGACAGGGG GCATTGCAAGCCTTGCTAACCGAGATGAGAGACACTCTAGCAAATGTCAACAGACCTCCAATCACTGACCCGACCACAAAACCGACAGGTCTGCAAGAGCTTCCTCCGCAGGTCCAGACGGCATATGTGCTCAATCCTCTACCGTTCGGCCCCAGCCCTCCTGCAGACCCCAAACCAGCCCCACAGGCCCCCGTCCCACAGATTAACCTCTTTATCTCTGGTGTTCCCCAGCAGGACAGACCGGCGGCTGCAGAAACTCCCAAACCAGTACCTCTACAGCAGTTAGTGCTTGCTAATGCAGAGCCAGTCCCCGCCATCCAAAACCCAGCTCAGGTCATGGCTCTTCCTGCCCAATATGGTCCTGTCCTGCCCCAGAATGCAATGGTTATGCCAGCTAATAACCTTCCTCAGGCATATCCAAATATAGGGAGTCCTCTCCAGAGTTCTGCATTGCTCGGCCCGCAGGTCAGCCCATATTTTCAGCCTTTCAACTTTCAGCCCTTAAATCCTTATCTGGGTCATCACGGTTTTGGTTCGTACCCTTTTTATCCTCCACCgatgtatcatcatcatcatcacaatccCTACTTCCCAAATTACGGCATGCCTAATGTGGCCATTTCACCTCCTATTATATTTCGGGAGCGTGGGCAGACTGCTACCTCACAGGGgtag